GAGTCTGCAAaactgaagaaaaaagaaaaaggaaaaaaagaagtaagaATGAGAACTTTCGACGTTGGAGGAGCACTACCCACCACTACAATTAACAAGTCCTccctctgtgtgtgtgtgtgtgtgtttgtttctctctctacaatAGTGtggtagagagagaaagagagagagtgtgtgagCGAGAGATGGAATCTGTAtctctgaaaaaaaaaaagaaaaaagagaaggtGGAGGAGGAGAGAAGGGCCAGTGGGTGCATGGGATGAGAGTAGTAGCGATGGGAGAGCGAGTGGCGTTTGTGTTGTGATGTGGAGCGCGTGGATAATTAGGGAAGCGTGCCATTAAAATAAGCAAAGATTAGCATCCATTATTGTATCGGACAAAAGTACAGCAATTGCAGTATGAAGACAATGACGCGGCGACCGAACAGTGGATCCCTATGCCGCCACTCCACTTGTCTTACTCACTCTCCATGTAGAGCGTGCGTGGTACTGTCGCTCCCCAATTTACATTCTTGACCCCTCTGGTTTGTTCATAAATCCATTGTGGTCCATTTGTTAGCACCAACATGTCAAATTGGCCATgtgttttttaattcaaagaaaTAGAGACAAAAATCTACACattcttcaacttttttgtgTGTGAATTTATGAGATAGAAactaattataccaaaattaattagaaatgtGATGGGAAAGATTGACACTATTTATTGTTCACAATTATAACAACACTCATTTTGTTgcaatccaattaattaatcaccaTTCAACCAttgtcttcttttttaaaaaattaaaataaaattggtgaatatttatatccaacaataatatcaaataaattatatctaaacaAACACCTGCTATTACAAACAATCACACCCGATCAACaataatagataaattatatctaaacaGTACATACTACAGAGTAGAACAACATTTCACACATTAATAGGATTCGAAGTCATAACCATAAATTTCGTCTATTAAATTGAACCTGGTTGActtaacataattatgaagCAACTATTGAGAGTTCGGCAGCTGATGAATGGTATCAAAATAAACTAAGTAGTACGTTGCTTATTATAAGTCCCCAccatgcacatatatatatatatatatatacatacatattatatattatacctAAGTGCTATCACCTCAGACTTggcataatttatttgaaccaTGAGAAACAGAATCATATTCCAACTTAcgatttctttttatataaaaaaaataaaataatatatagatatggtTAATTTTATCTGTTCGTTCGGAGAGAACAATGAATCTGCAGGACCAAATTATAGGACTTgactttaatttctttcttcaaattttcaccTCTGATTCCTATAAGTTGCTTCTGTCCGAATCACCAGTTTTGTCTTGAAAAAACTCAATTAATGTTCCTGCAAACTTATtacaagtataattaattattcttctctttcatgcatacatatatatgtaagaacTTTTGTGGGCTCAAGAAATTGTTGTCTTTagaataattatgatattatttttctctttcttttttgatcaaatgttatttttctctttctaaaataacaaaagttCTCCCTTTAAGTTTCTGACGTGGGAAAGAATCTTAcaattatcttcttttttttttaaaataaaaaaaatcaaatatataataatttacacaTTGTCGAAATAGTTGTATTACTTTCTAGCGTTTGTTATCGTTAACGCTATACGTAAATtgattttaagtttaaaataGGATTCAGTAACTTTACGTTCAACTCAATTTTAAATCAGCTAACGCCTACACTCACAAAGGTCATCTGGAACAACACTGATCCGTCTTAAACTATGgcctatatatacatatataaaatatagcatATTTCAATTGACATGAATGATAGACCTCCCCCAAATGATTCACTTTGTAGAAGATGCAAAGCAAACTGCAGTAgccaattatataaatgtgtgtgtatatatattccataTTATCCCTTTTTGccatattttttgttggggGGGGACCTATGTCCTATGAGTCTGAACCATTAatattcaccacaaaaattgggagatttgtaaaatttttgtttcatgacTTAGAATCTAAGTGAATTGATGCATGTGCTCATCATTCTCATTCTCAATCACAACTTTTCATCTACAAATTGGCAGCACAAAAGAGACAATTACTTATACAAACCAATTCAGTGCCCTTTTTCTCACATCCAACAACATTCATCCCAACGTCAACCCCAAATTGCACTTTTAGCTCTCTAGTATAGggcttcaatatttttgttggtttgCTTTACCagatttttaagataattttaaaatttaatatatttattcttatattttccataattaaGAAAACTCGACGGATTTAGTTACATAAATTTCGTAAATAGAGGACCAAATGTGTTGAGCTTTTCAATTTTGggactatttcaaaaattttataaaataaataattaaatgtatgaaattttttcttatttttagatcattttaaaaatctcgtAAAACATATGAAACTAAATGTGTTTAACCACTCattttataggactaaaaatgtgaaatttgcCATGCATCAACCAAAGCTTCTTAGTGTGACACCACtaacaattcaaaattaataaaaaaaatctaattaaaaattttatttaaataaaaatatattgatttgacagcactaacaattaaaattaatgtgaaaGAAAACCAACATTAGTTTTCATGATTATATCAAGATGGGCAGCCCCACCTCTAATTCTTGTTCCGCATATTTTGGGGAGACCCATTATTCATTTCTTGCTTAATCTCAACCTTCGAATTATGTGCAAAAGACCCAGAGAATTACATGATCAGCTCAccccaaataattatttcaaactgTAAACATTTGAGTTTTTTACTGCACAGAATTGCAAGAAATGAAAGCAAGAGAAAATGAACAATTtccaatatataatttaaactctcaatttcttattaaaataagggtcagaaataaaaagtaaagttAGGACATGGAAAGAGGAACATCATCAACACCAACAAACCTGTCTACTGCATTTCTAGTCATGAAACAAAACTCTCAACTGGTGGCCAGCACTGTTACATAGGTCAATCTTACAATAGTGCTAGCTTCAGTCATTGCTGCTCCATCATGGTTGTCACAAATAATTCAACAAGGTAAGACTACCACCACTATACTTATGATGTTGTTGCTACtgacaataataataacaataatataaaggGAATGATTGATCGTAGTCGATCAAAGTCGTAAAActaataagtataaattttctaCGGTTCCATAAGCTTTAGAGTAATCGAGAAATTCAGTAGGATTACAAGCTTAGCTAAAAATTGTTTCATATGAAGGCAAACTAGGGAGATCACAACCTTGTTCAAGAAAAGAACAACTTAGCAGGCATGTTGCAAAATGCAGTGGACTTTTAAGGCATATGTATATGAAAATGGATGATGTCAAACTTTACCAGCACAAGAATCATGTAAACTATCAAAACTAGTCTCAAGAAGTACTCACTGAGACAGAAGTGGAGAAACGTAAGAATAGATCAAATCTCATCAAAAAGTTTATAGGTAATTCATTTtggcttttatttttcagactACAGAGCAGTTGCAACATTTTACGTGCAAATATTGCTTCTATGTGAACAAGTTTGTGCAAGTAGTATAAAGCATAGTGGAAAGCAAAGTTCCCCAAATAGCTATAGCCACCAGCATTGAGGATGTTGGGGTTTAAGCCTATATTAAGATACTTAAAGGACATATACAAAAATTGAGCATGAGCTACACTGGTGGCGTAGATATACAGCACATGCCGTATGTGTTGTTATTTACTATAATGAGGTATAAATTGCTCCGTCAAGTGTTGATACTGATCACTTTCCCCATCAAGAAGGCGCAAAACCTGCATGAAATTACCAAGGTTCATGAATGCAGGTAGCAGATAGGTGGAGAGAATTTGTACACAACATAGTCTGCAGAACTAGAATACTGAAAGAGTGGAAGCAATTGAATTGTCAGTTTAATGTCAGGTCTTTCCGACAAGAATCAGACGGAATAATGTGTAATTTGTTTGCATGAAAGTTCCAAAAGATTAACATGGTATTGAGGAGCAGAAAAAAAGCTTACTTCCGCCATTGATGGTCGCATCTCAGGGTCAGTTTGGACGCATAAATATGCTGTTCTAGCcatgtggtaaatttcatatgtGTTATATGAGTCACCAAGACGGGGATCCGCAAGCTCATGCAATGCAAGTGTCTCAATCAGAGGTAATGCCTGAAGTACCATGATACACGTCTCAGACCAAATGCAAGATGTTTCAACAGAAAATAATACGTAAACTCAGAGAAACTGCATACTTTTATGCaatgtttgagaaattaaagtATAGATGGCTGAGATGAAAATGCAAGTTCTCTGACAACATACCCACTGTCTAATTGACAGTTGTTGGCCTTCTCTGGTGTCCAGTGCCTTGCGTCCGGATATCAATTGTATCAGCACAATGCCAAATGCATAAACATCGGTTCGTACGGAGACTATACCATTCTCTGCATACTCTGGGGCAAGATAtctaaaaagggaaaaaaaagtatcaaCCTCGCTTGATTTAAGGATATCTGAATGCAGTAGAAGGCAGTGAAGCACCcatgattttgatgccagtATAACTCTTACACTCACCCTAGAGTGCCTAGAATTCTTGTCTGCATGTCATCATCATCTGTCTTCCACTTTGCAAGGCCAAAATCCCCCAGCTATTCATGATGAAAATCAATAGAATCATAGACTGAAGACACAACCTCAAAATTACATCCAGTAATGATATATGATATTTCTTAGAGAAAAGCAAATACGAAGATATATCTCATATATAATGGTAAGCATAAAGAGATATGAACCAATTTTCGTCCACATTTCTCAAGATGAATCTAAGAACGAGTAAGTCTTGTAGTAAACTAATCACTAGTTGTCCAAGGGTTATCTCCTAAAACTGAGGTAACCTGATTTGAAGTTTGCCAAGTTCAACAGAGCTATAAATAAAACCATGAAAACTAATAAACATATCTCCTCCAGTTGAACATATCCCCCATGCTGCAAGATTACTATAGAGTAATTAGGAAATTCACTTACACTGAGAAAAGATATAGGGTCCAGGAATTTACCATAGGAACAAAGTCATGTGTGAGCAATATATTGCTTGGTCGCATGTCCCTATAAATGATTGGACTTCCTCGGCACTCTTCATGTAAAAACCGCAACCCTTTGGCAGTACCAATGGCAATAGCATGTCTTCGGTGCCATTCGAGAACATAACTGGTATTCTCTGTCAACATTCATGCATTCATGAACGTAGGTTTATAAGTACATTTATGAGAGTGAAGAGGTGGCTTTAGAAGCTCTAATATGTAAATTTACTTACCAAATAAATGCCATTCAAGTGACTTATTGCAGATGAACTCGTAGACCAAGATATTAAGGTTTTCCTTGCAACAATAACCAAGCAGCATCACAATGTTCTTGTGGCGTGCAAAGCTTAGGACAAATACTTCAGTAAGGAATTCCTCAAACCCTTGAGTGCTTGCTTCCTTCCGCACCTTCGCAGCAATAAGCTGCCCATTCCTTAGTTTGCCTTTATATACAAAACCATATCCACCTTCTCCTAGTAAATTATCAGATGCAAAATCATTCGTTGCAAGCTGAATCTCAGAATAAGTATATCGCATAGAGTCTAGCTCTGTCTTCAACCCACAAGAAATGCAGAGAACAGGTACATCAGAGGATCTACGCCGGCTGGGTTTTCTTCGTTGCTTTGGCATCACCGTGGGAGATGCATAACGTTTAATATCCACTCTAGGACAGTTAGCTGCAGACATCATTCATCACAATCACAGAGATCTGAGATCTTATGCAGATGTGAATCCTCTCTGCTGCTTAAGCCATGAAATCTTATGCAagcaatattaaaatatacaagacCAGCATCTTTTTCCAAGTTAAAAGATCCCAAATGAAGAGGAAAGTCAAAACAAATTTCAGTACAAGAGAATGcaatttccattttctttttcgaaCACCAATGTACTGCCTGAcctttatatttacttattatgAACTAAGATTGATAAAGGAAACACTGGCATTTTCTTTTCACCAAGAAGACACAAGTTAAGAGCTACAGGTTACTGTTCTCGCCAggtgaaatatttgtaaaaataagtatattccCTGTCAAAAGgagagattaaaaaaaaaaagaaaagtaaagaaaatgaaacattGACAATGTTAATTGAATCTTGTCAGTGCCACAGTGTCGAAAAGGGCTAGCAAAATGTTTAGCTGAGAAATAATGTTTATAGACCCGGAAGGTATCACATTAAATGGGAAGATGATGCATGTGTCCTAAAAGTTTGATATCTTAGAATGTATAAAACTTTTTCCAACCTGATTCCCCTTGCTTAGGATTTGACCCAAATTCATCTTGCCAGGAAAGGCTGTAGTCCTTGGAGTTGGATGTGAATGATGATAGCGAGCTGCTCTTGGCCATATCAGAGCTTTCCGAGGAAGTCGCATATCCATCATGGCTGTTAGTAGCGACTGACTGCTCGCTGTTCTCATTATCGCTAACTGGTGGTTGTGGAACAGGCTTAGAAAGTGAGTGAAACTGCTTATCATCCAAATAATCAGTTTCCCTTTCAGCACAATAAGATCTCAAAATTTCCAGTGACAAGTTATCCTGGACTAGTGCAACCTTGCAGGAAATGTGTTTCAGGTAGTACCGGCATTCCCTTCTTAGATGCCTGTCATTGTAAATTTATCAGCTATCTTTAAAAGTATAGTAACTAAAGAAAACCAATATATGATTTACAGTTAGAGACATCCATATGAAATTAGTATAGGATCAGAAGAAACAATTTAGTTAGTAACTGCTATTTCTTAAGACATTGGGACTGccagagaagaaaatatatcctAGTATATCATACTGCAGTTTAAGTATTTATTCTCAATGACAACCAAGAGACTTGTAAGTCTCaaggatgaaaatattgtttttggGCGATGATCTGCCTCTAAGAAGTCGTAGTTGGTAATGGAAGTCAAAAGTTGGGTTTGGTGGATCTTTGCTTCAACATGGAAAACATGGAAGGATCAAGTTACTTTAAGACAAAAAGTAGGAGCAACAAAATGTGAAGAACtttacaaaaactaaaatgtgCAAAAAATTGATTCACAAATATCTATTTAGAAAAGCTACCTATCAAGTATAACCCATGCTGGATTAGAAGTTGCAACTTCTTGTACGATAACCTTCCTTATTGGAGTTCCAGCCATAATCTTAACCTTAATATCCACCTGCATATGGAGAATTTTgttgagaaaaggaataatcTTGAAGAGAAATCGGGCTACTCTCACGAGAACTCACCAAAATGTGTGAATAATCTGAGAGTAGGCAAAAGAAACCATCATTGCAAACAAAAGGTGGTATAAAGTTAGGACTCTGGACAACTTCTCAGTGCCAGGCCTAACTTTGTGCTTGGCCATCAAGGCATACTACTCGAAACGTGGTACCGAACCGATGCACTTCTAATGGATAGAGAAATTTCTCtgaaaaagttttttttctaaaaaactATTAGCCTCTAAGATTAAATGTTTACATAGAAAGGCGAGATATTACCCCTTGCTCTTCACATTCTTCAGCACTGTATTGGAGCATGCCCACATACATATCAACCCTTTTTGAGACTTCTTCTTCCATTGCACGGACATGTGTTGTTCCAAGGACATAATCAGGAGTCACTCCCATTTGGTAGCCCACTATGTAGAAACAATgatcaataaattaagactTACAAAACATAGTTAAGGCTAAAACATGACTAATCAAATCAACTGTAGATTTATTGAccatattgaatttttttccaataCTTCCTCGTGATATTGTAGGATATGCAACTTCTTTTCCAAGTACATGGCTAAATGAAAGATGTAATGTAACTTCTCACGCCCAAGGCCCAGAAGAAGGTAAAAGGTTCATAAAAGCAAGAACCAAGcaagtaattaataatgtcaCGTAGCATTCAGCAAGGAGCAACCAATATAACAAGTCATCGAAATAAGACAAGAACAGGAAAAAGAGTGATATCCAATCCTACCCCCATTAACAGAGAGCTGCAAATTATAGATTACTTGAAAAgcattaaaccaaaaaaagataaagactTACTGGGATGCAAGATTCTATGCAGCACTCCAAACACCGTAATCGTGTCCCCTGGATGCACGATTCCTCCCCGCATCCGTATATTATGAATAGTGTGCCTAAACTCGTGAGGACTCCGATCTTTAGTGGCATCACAGACAATCAAGATTCTTGACGTCATGAAAGCATTATCCTTAGAACTATTATTACTGCTCCCCATTGCTGATGGCATATAAACTCAGGAAATCAAACTCCCAAGAAAGCTAAACGCTTCTTGTTGAATGCCAGTATACCCACTCGATCAGTGATGAGCCCAACCAAACATATTTATGGGGCAATTCAAGAAATGGGCAGAATTTCAAATGGGATTGAGAGTAAGAGACTGACCAATCAAGATTTGCTTCAGAAAAATCTTGAACCAGTGTTTTTTGGCCTCTTCATCGTCTGTCTCAATCTTCCCGACTGCGGCTACGTTGGAGAAAGAGAATGAGGAATAATTCGGTATATTTTTCAGAGATATTCGAGGATATTCTTTCATGGTTGTGGCGGGAAGTGAGAAGCCGTCTGTTGATGAGTGACAAGAGAGATGATTGCAAAGCATCAGACAATTCTAAAGAACCCATTTTTGGGGGTTTCTCAATCGTGGACAGCCATACAGGTTTCTTGGTTTTCTCGGAAGTCGTTCGTGGGCTTGGCGTCCGTACTGTATTCGATTTGAAATATATTGCAAAATTGCCCCTGAAGTTTGGGttattctcaaattttccCTGTTCCGGAAATTATCTatgaatttctttaaaaatattctttgatCAGCTTAACACATCAATTTTTCTAGagggaaagaaaaacatatgcttagtgcatatatatatatatatatatatatcttttatcaTTGAGTCGGCATTTCaatgtaatttgatatttaactaaaatattaagtataaatcaaattataagacTTTCGATAGCATTTTAAGTTTATGTTTTACGTcgatcatatataattttattttttaaacaagaaaacatcGTAATTATATTAACCATATATAATCAAACACATTTGTACGTTGCGAAGAAATCAATCGAACAAC
The window above is part of the Sesamum indicum cultivar Zhongzhi No. 13 linkage group LG2, S_indicum_v1.0, whole genome shotgun sequence genome. Proteins encoded here:
- the LOC105179989 gene encoding receptor-like cytosolic serine/threonine-protein kinase RBK1, which translates into the protein MLCNHLSCHSSTDGFSLPATTMKEYPRISLKNIPNYSSFSFSNVAAVGKIETDDEEAKKHWFKIFLKQILIAMGSSNNSSKDNAFMTSRILIVCDATKDRSPHEFRHTIHNIRMRGGIVHPGDTITVFGVLHRILHPMGYQMGVTPDYVLGTTHVRAMEEEVSKRVDMYVGMLQYSAEECEEQGVDIKVKIMAGTPIRKVIVQEVATSNPAWVILDRHLRRECRYYLKHISCKVALVQDNLSLEILRSYCAERETDYLDDKQFHSLSKPVPQPPVSDNENSEQSVATNSHDGYATSSESSDMAKSSSLSSFTSNSKDYSLSWQDEFGSNPKQGESANCPRVDIKRYASPTVMPKQRRKPSRRRSSDVPVLCISCGLKTELDSMRYTYSEIQLATNDFASDNLLGEGGYGFVYKGKLRNGQLIAAKVRKEASTQGFEEFLTEVFVLSFARHKNIVMLLGYCCKENLNILVYEFICNKSLEWHLFENTSYVLEWHRRHAIAIGTAKGLRFLHEECRGSPIIYRDMRPSNILLTHDFVPMLGDFGLAKWKTDDDDMQTRILGTLGYLAPEYAENGIVSVRTDVYAFGIVLIQLISGRKALDTREGQQLSIRQWALPLIETLALHELADPRLGDSYNTYEIYHMARTAYLCVQTDPEMRPSMAEVLRLLDGESDQYQHLTEQFIPHYSK